The following proteins come from a genomic window of Leopardus geoffroyi isolate Oge1 chromosome A3, O.geoffroyi_Oge1_pat1.0, whole genome shotgun sequence:
- the SNRPB2 gene encoding U2 small nuclear ribonucleoprotein B'' isoform X1, producing MSPFSGCLDRLTPNMDIRPNHTIYINNMNDKIKKEELKRSLYALFSQFGHVVDIVALKTMKMRGQAFVIFKELGSSTNALRQLQGFPFYGKPMRIQYAKTDSDIISKMRGTFADKEKKKEKKKAKTVEQTATTANKKPGQGTPNATNTQGNSTPNPQVPDYPPNYILFLNNLPEETNEMMLSMLFNQFPGFKEVRLVPGRHDIAFVEFENDGQAGAARDALQGFKITPSHAMKITYAKK from the exons GCTGTTTGGACCGTTTAACCCCAAACATGGATATAAGACCAAATCATACAATTTATATCAACAATAtgaatgacaaaattaaaaaagaag AATTGAAGAGATCCCTGTATGCCCTGTTTTCTCAGTTTGGCCACGTGGTAGATATTGTAGCTTTAAAGACCATGAAGATGAGGGGTCAAGCCTTTGTTATATTTAAGGAGCTGGGTTCATCCACGAATGCCTTGAGACAGTTACAAGGATTTCCATTTTATGGTAAACCAATG CGAATCCAGTATGCAAAAACAGATTCTGATATAATATCTAAAATGCGTGGCACTTTTGCcgacaaagaaaagaagaaggaaaagaaaaaagcaaaaacagtggAACAGACTGCAACAACTGCCAACAAAAAACCTGGCCAG ggaACACCAAATGCAACAAATACCCAAGGAAATTCAACACCAAATCCTCAG gTCCCTGATTACCCTCCAAActatattttattccttaataaTTTACCGGAAGAAACGAATGAGATGATGTTATCCATGCTGTTTAATCA ATTTCCTGGTTTCAAGGAAGTACGTTTGGTACCTGGAAGGCATGACAttgcttttgttgaatttgaaaATGACGGACAGGCTGGAGCCGCCAGGGATGCTTTACAGGGATTTAAAATCACACCTTCCCATGCCATGAAGATCACCTATGCCAAGAAATAA
- the SNRPB2 gene encoding U2 small nuclear ribonucleoprotein B'' isoform X2, which yields MDIRPNHTIYINNMNDKIKKEELKRSLYALFSQFGHVVDIVALKTMKMRGQAFVIFKELGSSTNALRQLQGFPFYGKPMRIQYAKTDSDIISKMRGTFADKEKKKEKKKAKTVEQTATTANKKPGQGTPNATNTQGNSTPNPQVPDYPPNYILFLNNLPEETNEMMLSMLFNQFPGFKEVRLVPGRHDIAFVEFENDGQAGAARDALQGFKITPSHAMKITYAKK from the exons ATGGATATAAGACCAAATCATACAATTTATATCAACAATAtgaatgacaaaattaaaaaagaag AATTGAAGAGATCCCTGTATGCCCTGTTTTCTCAGTTTGGCCACGTGGTAGATATTGTAGCTTTAAAGACCATGAAGATGAGGGGTCAAGCCTTTGTTATATTTAAGGAGCTGGGTTCATCCACGAATGCCTTGAGACAGTTACAAGGATTTCCATTTTATGGTAAACCAATG CGAATCCAGTATGCAAAAACAGATTCTGATATAATATCTAAAATGCGTGGCACTTTTGCcgacaaagaaaagaagaaggaaaagaaaaaagcaaaaacagtggAACAGACTGCAACAACTGCCAACAAAAAACCTGGCCAG ggaACACCAAATGCAACAAATACCCAAGGAAATTCAACACCAAATCCTCAG gTCCCTGATTACCCTCCAAActatattttattccttaataaTTTACCGGAAGAAACGAATGAGATGATGTTATCCATGCTGTTTAATCA ATTTCCTGGTTTCAAGGAAGTACGTTTGGTACCTGGAAGGCATGACAttgcttttgttgaatttgaaaATGACGGACAGGCTGGAGCCGCCAGGGATGCTTTACAGGGATTTAAAATCACACCTTCCCATGCCATGAAGATCACCTATGCCAAGAAATAA
- the OTOR gene encoding otoraplin translates to MARLLLLSLPGLVAICAVHGIFMDRLASKKLCADDECVYTISLARAQEDFNAPDCRFINVKKGQQIYVYSKLVKENGAGEFWAGSVYGDGQEDEMGTVGYFPSSLVEEQHVYQEATKEVPTTDIDFFCE, encoded by the exons ATGGCAAGACTCTTATTACTTTCTCTCCCCGGTCTTGTGGCCATATGTGCCGTGCACGGAATATTTATGGACAGACTTGCTTCCAAGAAGCTGTGTGCAGATGACGAGTGTGTGT atACTATTTCTCTGGCCAGAGCTCAAGAAGATTTCAATGCCCCCGACTGTAGGTTCATTAATGTTAAAAAAGGGCAGCAGATTTATGTTTACTCAAAGCTGGTAAAAGAAAATGGAGCTGGAGAATTTTGGGCTGGCAGT GTTTATGGAGATGGCCAGGAGGATGAGATGGGAACTGTGGGGTATTTCCCCAGCAGCTTGGTAGAGGAGCAACATGTGTACCAAGAAGCCACCAAGGAAGTCCCCACCACG gataTTGACTTCTTCTGTGAATGA